In one window of Temnothorax longispinosus isolate EJ_2023e chromosome 11, Tlon_JGU_v1, whole genome shotgun sequence DNA:
- the LOC139822214 gene encoding putative nuclease HARBI1: MEDFETRSRGISGVIGAIDGCHIPIMQLHNNAVDYYNKKGFHSVILQGVCDNKKRFIDVYIGVPGRVHDARVFRNSPLFQNIMHHNLISPNTHLIGDSAYPLSRFLLVPYKDNGHLTVEQMRYNQKLNSIRSIIERAFGLLKGKFRKLKYLEMYNLSLINYAIASACILDNFIIMKEDDYDDDYVFDDDEIQEEENDENAEINNRDSNSGHDKRNVIVQAL; this comes from the exons ATGGAG GATTTTGAAACTCGTTCTCGTGGAATATCGGGAGTGATTGGTGCCATTGATGGTTGCCACATTCCTATAATGCAGCTACATAATAATGCAgtagattattataataaaaaaggattCCATAGTGTTATCTTACAAGGCGTgtgtgataataaaaaaagatttatagacGTATACATAGGCGTGCCAGGGCGAGTCCATGATGCACGCGTTTTCAGAAACAGTCCTCTTTTCCAAAATATTATGCACCACAATTTGATTTCACCTAATACTCACTTAATTGGAGACAGTGCTTACCCGTTAAGTAGATTTTTATTAGTACCATATAAAGATAATGGTCATTTAACAGTAGAACAAATGCGATATAATCAAAAGCTTAATTCTATTCGATCTATAATCGAAAGAGCATTCGGTTTATTAAAAGGAAAATTCAGAAAACTAAAGTatttagaaatgtataatttgtcCTTGATTAATTATGCAATTGCATCTGCATGTATCttggataattttattataatgaaagaagatGATTATGATGATGATTACGTTTTCGATGATGATGAAatacaagaagaagaaaacgacGAGAAcgctgaaataaataatagagatAGCAACAGCGGTCatgataaaagaaatgttattGTACAAGCATTATAG